Genomic window (Zingiber officinale cultivar Zhangliang chromosome 2B, Zo_v1.1, whole genome shotgun sequence):
CTTTAGCCCGACCAACATATTAGCAACGTGGAGGTGATCCGGCTGAGTCTTATACCTCTTTAGCTCGGGCGGAGGTGGTAGGGCAGTCTGCCATTGAGTGCGAAAGTATGGCCATTCGGGAAGTCTTAAATAAAAAAAGTACTCATTTTAGTGTTTGTTGGAGGAGGACATCTTGTCGAAGAAAACCAGGCCAATACGAGACTGAAACAgataggtgcccagctcggattgtttggggtagtagaagtagtagAAGACCCGAGGGGTCAGCGGGATGTTGTGCACTTTAAATAGCACAACTACACCACACAACAAGCGGAAGGAATTAGAGGCGAGCTGGGCGAGCGGGATTcgaaaaaaattacaaacttcggtTATGAATGGATGAATGGGAAACCGGAGACCGACCACGAACTGGTCTCGAAAGAAACAAATAGTGTCGGTCGGCGGATTGTGTGGCCGATCGGACGGTTCGGCCAGGACAATCTCGTGGTCGAGCGGAAGGTCAAAAGCGTTGATGAGGTGCGCTACGCCACGCGCATCAAACCTGGTCTtcatggtggtataccagagaCCAGGGGTCGGGTCGACTAGCTGGGAGGAACTGGCCATAATTGAAAAACAGAGAAGCAGAGGGAGTTGCTGAGGGAATTGCCGGAAAAATAAAGCAGAAGATCACTGGACAGAACGACGGTGCACCGGAAAATGCTAAAAGGCGAGAAAGGAAGACGATGAAACAGAACTCAAAGTTTACAAGAAAATGGAGCGCCGGAGGAGAAAACTGGAAGCTGCCGGAGTGCTGGGAGCAAGCAAGTCACCGGAGCAAACGGTCGGAGAGCAGAAATAGAACGCAAAGGAAGAAGCGGTGACGCTGAAGCTTTATAAAGATGGGTGCATCCGACTGGGgtcgtccgatctagggcacaagAATCGAAGTGCACATCCGACCGTTGAATTCGAATCGCCAAACACCACATCAGCAGCTGTCACCTCGGACGTGTGGTGACTGCGCCGACGACACGTGGCATCCTCCCACTGGATAACATTTAATGGGTGCGCGCTCGACCTTAATGGAAGTGATTTGCACGTATCGCGAGGAGATTCGGACGGTGTCAGCATTAGCTGACCGACCCGCGCCCCTTCGAAAGTGGTGAGGAAAAGTATCCAAAGCACTAAGTACAAAGGCACGAAGCAccaatgggggggggggggggggcgagaTCAGTCCCACAGAGACTGAGCGGGATCCGACTCATCTATTAGCCGATCGGCCAACCGTTCACCAGGCtacttgtctagtcagtcggacttgcagccttcttcgactagactttagGGGAGAcacatgatccggtggtaagacgaGGCCCGCTCGGTAggaagtcaaagtggtcaacatccAGGGCAGGCGGCCAATCGGGCGAGCTACCTTCCCGAGCGGCGGGAAGAATAGCCGACCTGGCATATTGACAGCTCGACCTAACGCTGAGTTTCTAATGCTCATAAGACAAAACAGGAAGAGATGAAGGCCGAGCGGAcatcccgctcggctaaccaGGAACATAGCATCGACCCGACAGTTAAAGCTCCCTCGCTCGATAGGGCGGAGTCAGACATCAAATCATCAACCGAGTGGACATCCGAGTCGGTCCAACCTTGGTGGCGCCGGGAGGGCGTTAGTCGAGCGGTCCCTTCGCTCGTCCAGGGAAAGGTGCTAGCCGAGCGGTTTCTCCACTCGGCCCGGTAACGGACAAGGGGAGcagttggcgatatcttcctaggAACCAGTGCCGACGACatagtcagacagagaatcgtacgggggaaacttccactgtcacgtcagagatatgctcgtgctattaaAGTATGGCGTTCGACACGTTTTTCTGACACATCCGTTTCAGGTATGTTTTGAGCAGCGTGCACGTCTCGGGAAGCGTGCGGGCGCCTCTGGGGAGCCCTactagacttcgacggaggtatgctcactTTTTCACTGTAGCTATAGTCTCGTTTCCCCTTGGCTCTATTTTTTTCTGGCAGAGATcttacttgagcgtcagagggtcatcgTCGAGAAACCCTCCCCGGCTCAGCATTGTACTTGCAGGTCCACGTTGACAGAAGATCTATGCTCACAGAGTCTTCAACCAGTCAACGGGAACGTcatgtccccagcgtccatcaacTCAGTTCTCGGACATCATCAGATCACTAACCCACAAGAGAAACACCTGCAACCGTAAAGTAGTAAACATTGAAATGATCATACAACTTCCAGTGGTCATTATCGGAAAACAAAAAAATTGCACCACAACATCCTTGAATGAACGAGCAATTCTTATTTATGTTTATGacataaaaaaacataatttaacAAAATATGACTGTGACAAAGAGAAAAGCAAATGATCCAACAAGTACATACTACGACTAAAAAGTTCTAAGACAGGTAAAAATAAGAAGCAATGAATGATAACACGCACAACCTACAAAACATCGTCTCTATCGTAATCTCTTCTAGTTGTGCCAATAGGTGCTTCATACCTTCAGTCAGTTTCGAGAGCTCTTGTTTCAGAAGTAGCTCAGTCGAGTTTGACAGATGAGAAGAGGTAGTGAACAAAACAGAAGGACGAAATGAATCCAATTGTACCAGTAGCAAGCATGACAGCAGTGACCATGAACAGTGAGTAGCCGAGGTAGAGTGAGGCAGACACAGGACCGCTCAAGCTCTTAAGATCGAATACTAGATAGTTGATCGAGTATAAGAAGATGTAGATAGCTACGGATCCTGAAGAGAAGAAGGATTTCCACCACCATTTCCAATCCTCCACACACAGATGCATGTAGGTCAGGACTAGAGAAACCTCCGCACAGACGACAATAAGGAGAATCAACACAATTAAGAGAAACCCGAAGACATAGTAGACTCGGCCCATCCAGAGGCTGGACATTATGAAGAAGAGCTCGATGAATAGAGTGCCGAATGGCAGAGTCCCGGCTCCGATAACCAGCAACCATGATGGGTACTTCTGCGGAGGGATCTCGCGAGGAATTTGATTAGTCCGGACAGGGAACTCAATATGTGATGCCTTGGCGCCGATGAATCCACCAGCAAGAGTAAGTGGGAGTGAGATGCAGAACCACAGCAGCAGCAGCACAATGAACAAGGAAATTGGGATCGCACCAGTACTATGGCTGCCCCAAAGCAGGAAATTCAATGTGGTGAGGATGAGGAAGGCGATGCCGGGGAAGAAACAAGCTACGCGCCAGGAAACAGCAATCCAACCAGAATGATTCCCTCCTTTGATTGTCTTCCACATCCTAACAGCGACATACCCTGCTGCAATTCCAAGAATCAAGTAGAAGAACAACATCCCCGTGACGAGGGTGCCCCGAGACGCCGGGGACATGAATCCAAGTGCGGCGAAGAAGATGGTGACAACTGCCATGCCAAGAATCTGCACACCATCACCCACCATAACGCAAAGCAACATTGGGTGGCTTGGGGCCCTGAAGACATCTCCAACAACAAGTTTCCAGCCGGAGAGCTCCTCGTTCATCTGCGCTTGCGCCTCCTTATCCAGCTCTTCGTACCGGGTAAGATCCCTTCGGACAGTTCTCAATAAGATCACAAGAACGATGCCGGCCAAGAAAGCAATCACCATTAATGAATTAAGGATAGAGAACCAGTGGACCTTGGCTCCCTCCATCTTCAAATAAGCATCCCAGCGAGAGGGCCACTTGATGTCACTCTCGACGAAGGCAACCTCGTAGGTGAAGGCTATAGGTTGGTTCTCGTTTACCTTCATGGCCACAGTGGTAGGATCGCATTGGATCTTTGCCGGGTACTTGTCATACATCTTCAAATTCTTGGTTTTCTCGAGATTGTGAAGGACGCTGCATGGCACGACCTCGAATCCAACCACTATCCAACCTACCTTTCCAGATCTCGACTTATCTGCAATCTGGATCACATCGGCTGCGTCACCAGTGGTTCCGACCACCCTCGCCACATCGGTCTCTTCGTACTTGTGCACCAAAACAGTGAACTTTAGATGATTGAACACGTAGTACGAATTGTCGGCTCTGACTCCGATGGGATAGCCCGTCCACCGGAGGACGAAATCGTCTCTCCTCGTGTACCGAATCGCCGGTAGGTTCTCGAGGATGACGTTGACCTGGTACATCTCATCGATCCGCTTCTTGAGGAGGCTAAAATCTTCAGCCGAGAGGGGATTCGTTCGGCAGACGAAGACCTCGGAATCGTTGGTGAACATCTTGAACTGGTAGGGAGAATTCTCGATGCGGTCTCCCATCAGGAGCTCCCCTAGATTCTCGGCGCTGTCCTTGATTCCCTCTTGAGGGTGGCAGAAGGGGAGACTGTAGTAGCTGAAAGGAAGCTCCGTCTCGATGGAGGTAAGCGAGTTCACCTTCACCGACAGGACCTCTCCGACCGGATACTCGTGAGGGTAGCTTCCGGGTAGATAAAACCCATCGCCTGATTGGAGGAACGCCAGGCAGCAGAGAACAAGGAACCAGAAGGCAGATCCGAAGAAAGATGTCATCTTGTTGCCGGATCCGGCAGCAAAACCCATCTCCAGTCGGTTTCTCTCGCAGATCTGAAAAGAAAATCTAGGACTTTTCTGAAGGCGATGGGTTTCGATTACAAAAATGGGAGAAAAATCAAGGAACAGAGCTAAGAGGAGAGATCTAACCTTAGCGTGCTTGCGTGCGTTTCTTCGATCGTAGATCCAGATCCACCGACGAAGGCTGCCGACAGGGTAAATTTCCAATCGAGGAGAGTGAGAGGAGAAGTGAGAAACACGAAGCCGTAATTTATGACGGCGATCGAATTGGAAACTTTATGTAAGGCGAGTAACTTGCCAAatctataattttatattattattattattattaattattattcgaTTCAAACTACCACATCATAAAAGCGAATGAACCATATTAATGATTACTAAATCCTAACATCTAATTAGGTAAATACCTATCCTTATCATCTAATTAATAATAGTCATTAGACAATAATGTAATGAAAGAGTCAAAAACATTATTTACCACAAACAAAAGGAaggaggatttatagacgtcaacaaaaaaacaaaaaaaagagagCCAAAATGAACCACAAGTTTTAGCGTTCAGAAATCTACCTATTTGTGGTTTGGATAAAAGTGAAAGAATTAGAAGAGAAATTgaggaagaaaaggaaaataagatCGAAGCTGAATAATTAAGAAGAATGCTGGAAAAAGGCAATGGGCATCCAACACAAATGGAAATGTCTCTAGGGTTTCCACTGGTGGCCGTGGCCGTCGACAAAAACAAGGGAAGTCAGAGTGCATTGCAATGGGCAGTGAGCAACCTCGTTCTCAAGGGACAGGTTCTTACTCTCATCCATGTCAAAGTCGAGAGTCACTCGTGTAAGTAATTAATCTCTGTCTCCCCTTCATTGTTTTCTTCTTTGCCATTGATAATCTCCTTTTTCCGTGTAGTACAGCGGTCGGCCACAAGGAATCCAAGAATCACAAAGCGAAAGATATCTTCCTTCCATTTCGTTGCTTTTGTTTGCGCAAAGATGTGAGTAGCTAGTGCAATTCTGATCTATCAACAAATTAATTATATTCAATCCAAAcataacaaaacaaaacaaaaaacacaagTGTTTAATTTGTTGTTCTGATACAGATATACTGCAAGGACGTGGTGTTGGGAGGGCAAGACGTAGCTAAGGCTATTACTGAATTTGTCTCCCATGCTGCCATCGAGAAGATGGTCGTCGGTGCCTCATCGAAGAGTGCATTTGTCAGGAGGTTCACCGGCCACGACATCACCGGCAACATCATCAAGAAGGCTCCCAATTTCTGCAGCGTCTATGTGATCGCTAAGGGAAAGTTATCCTCCACTCGCGTAGCTCTGCTTCCAGCTCCGGCCAACTCTCCGTTTCGCGATCAGATTCTAACCGATGCCAGCTTCAAGCCCGATACCTTCGGTTGTTTTTCAAGAGGTTCTCTCTAGATagatctctctctttctctctctgaaCTTCATTTCATTTGTATAAGAATTGTAAACTCCTGTATAGCGTCGAGTGACTTATTGAGGGAAATGGCATGGGCCGGTCAGAGCCCGCGCCATGATGAATCAATCAGGTACGTATAAGCTcgatttaattagatttattaaaagcTTTAAAGATGATGCTACTGCTTAATTACTAatgcaaacaaacaaacaaacaaaatataTAGATCGCGACCTTCCAACGCAAATTCGCAGACGGATCACTCGCTGACCGACAGTGTGGCATACTTCGCGTGGTCCGACGCCGACAGCAGATCATCGTCTGTGAGCTCTGCGAGGCCGAGCTGCGCTTTACCTTCGAGGGCATCCAACGCATCGGAAGGCTTCGATCACGACTTCGATAGGATCACGACGCCGTGCCGAAAGCTCAGTTCGTGCGGCCTCACCGGACCCGCCTTCGGTTGGATCGAACATGAAAGCGATGGAATAATGGCGCTGTCATCACCGACGgccatggtattttttttttcagtttccaAATTAAGGTGAATTATCTGAATATTATATTATGCAGGAAGGCATGGAAGAAGAGGTGAAGAGATTGAAGCAACAACTGGAGCAAACTATGGATATGTACAACAGAGCTTGCAAAGAAGCAGTCGCTGCTAAGCAAAAAGTCAGGCCACGTACCTTCATATAAATGGTATCAATGTCTGTACTGAACTCAATATATACTTGTTGTGTTGCAGGCAGCAGAACTCCAGTCTTGGagatcggaggaagagaagagggtcgAGGCGCAGACGATAGAGGATGCTGCGATAGAACTAGAAGCGCAGAGGAAATATCTACTCGAGAGGAAGCTAAAGGAGGAGGTGGAGGACAAAAGGAGAGAATTGTATTCCCTGTCACAGTTAGATATCCGATACCGGAGATTCTCAATGGAAGAAATCGAGATCGCCACGGAATCTTTCGCGGAATCACTGAAGATCGGAGAGGGAGGCTACGGCCCTGTCTACAAGTGCTATCTAGATCATACAAAGGTTGCCGTTAAGGTTCTTCGCTCAAATGCAACTCAAGACCAGGCAGAGTTTCAACAAGAGGTAGTTAACGAACACCTCGAAACTCCAAGAGCAAGAAATTAATTTACATACTAATTCCCATCGGTTTCTCATTCTTTGGTTAGATTGAGTTCGTGAGTTGCATCAGGCACCCGAACATCGTCCTCCTTTTGGGTGCGTGCCCGGAGCATCGCTGCCTTGTGTACGAATACATGGCCAACGGAAGCTTGGAGGACCGCCTGTTCCGGCGAGGGAATATGCCGGCGATTCCCTGGCAATTCCGATTCATCATCGCGGCCGAGATCGCGACGGGGCTCCTCTTCTTGCACCGCATGAAACCCGAACCGATTGTGTACCGAGCCCTCAAGCCAGGGAGCATCCTTCTCGACAAATACTACGTGAGCAAGATCAGCGATGTCGGCCTTGCGCGGCTGGTTCCGACCTCGTCGGTTTCCGGCGATGTCACACCGTCCGAGTCGACATTCTGCTGCTATATCGATCCAGAGTACCTCCAAACAGGGCCGCCGGCGGTGGAATCTGACATATACTCACTGGGAGTCGTGCTGATGCAGATTTTAACGGCCAAGCCTCCCGACGGACTGACACAACTCTTGCGCCTATCGATCGAGGAAGATAAATTCGCTCGAGTGTTGGATCCAGCAGTGCCCGATTGGCCGGTCAAAGAGGCACGAAATCTCGCCGAGATCGCTCTCAAGTGCACCGAGACGCAAAGGATTGGTCGGCCTGATCTTGAAACTACAGTGATGTTGGAACTCAAGAGGCTAAGAGATCTCGCAGAAGATAGCATGCTTTGCAAGGTGCAAACTCTTATCTGTCATGTTTGTTGTTTCTCATAGTTCAGTACTCAAATCGTAATTGTTTGGCAGGATAACTTTAGTGATTCAGTATGGACACCATCAGGGTCTGAAAGCTCAAGAACTAACTCAAGTGGATCATGGGCCACATGATGAAGAAGATCAGATGTTGCTTGAGAAAGGGTACCACAAAGATTGTAGTTTTCTTGTTCTTGAATAAATCATTAGTTCATAATGGtttgtatatatataaattaatgatGGTCCAATGTATGTATGTCTCATTGTGACCTGGTCTGGTTTTTGTGAAGTTTGATTGTCAGAGGAGCAAGGGATGTGTAAATTGAACTTCTACAACTTGGTGAAGGAAATATTTGAAACGCCTTCAAGAATTGTAAAATCATCAAAATATCCATCAAGAGTTTGAAAAGCTCTAAATATTTTTGCTAttgaattctaataaattttgttttcaattttAGCCACAGCAATCTAACAAGTACTATTTTAGCCACAGCAATCCAACATCAATGCCTCCTTGTCCCATTCTATGATTTCAAGTAGTTCATATACTTGTATTTTTGAATATGGGAAAGGTATAGTTCTTACTGATTTTGCCCCCACCTGACGCAGATCATGCAGGGGTGTTGTCACATATAAACCCAGGTCGATTGGCAAAGTCTATGTGATTTCATTTGAACTCTCTTGGGCACCCTCTGTTTGTATTAAACCACATAATATGAGTTTTCTTCAAATTGCATCATGTATATGCATGACAGAATACATAGCAAGCATGATATGTTGCAAAGGAAAAGCCGCCTCTTGAATTAGAGAAGTCAGATAGAGTGGCAACATGAGGGTCTACACTGTGTTAATCTTAACTAGTATATTTTAGCTAGTTCACCTGTATTGCTACTTCCTTCTGTTAAAACGACAGCAATTTGATTTTGATCGGCATTTTCAGGTTTCTCTTTTCCAGTAGGAGTCTTGGCTCCCCAATTGCACCTAATTTGCCTGCTTCCAAGCCATTTACCTGGAGATTAGAGATAACCCCTAAAATAGTCAGGAGAACTATTGGAATTACAGAAGCAGTAAATCCAACCCCTACCAGTCATGTTATCAATAGCATTTGAGCATCCTGCAAAAAATAACATGATAGTAAGGAGAAATAACGTGAATGAATTTTGCCGTTTCCATTTTGCCAAGAGTAAATTAGCTTCACATCGAATAGCCATGATAGGCATGTCCATGGGCCATGCCTGGCCAGCACACGGTATGGGCTTGATTGGCCTGTAAATTCTGAGTGGGGTTGGGCAAGGCATGGCAAAACGCCACATAACCCTAAATTAGTGCTTGAAGAAATAAGAAATCTAGAAGGGAAGTTTCTGTCAAGTAATTTCATTCATACCTGTTGGTTGCGAAATGAAACAAAGCCAAATCCTCTCGACCGCCCAAATTGACAAGTAATTTCATTTATAAATGCTAAATCTGAGTAGGATGAAAATATGTGCATCACAAGTGGCTAAGGCGGCAAGGCATGGGTAAAGAGATGCTCGGACAAGTCGAATTTTGACCCCAAGACTTCATGTGATAACACACCCATGCCTCAACAACCACACCCCAAGTGACCTCATGTGACGTATTGAGAAGCATGCAAAAAGTGTTGCGTCAGTGACCTCAGGACTTAAATCACCAACAATAATTTGGAAATGTCCTGCTCAAAATGAAAACAAAAGCATAGCAGGTTCAAGTAATGCACTGATCACGCCCAACAGAAAATGATGCGATCTATACCAGAAGTGCCCTCTCTTTGACTGCTGGCAAATGCCCAATTCACCTTGATTGCCTGGCCATATCTGAAAAAGCACAAAAAATATGAAAGATCTAAAACTAAAAATTTCCATAAAAACTAAATCAGGCAAACTAGGCCATGCATCTTAAATCTTAAGTAGATCTTACATCTGTATCCCATGCAGTGACATGATTGCAAGAGCTGCAGACCTTCGATCATGGTAATCAACAAACCCAAAAGAAGACTACAAAATATATACATGATCAGAAAGAGGCATAAACACATTAGGAGAAATTTGTCAACAGAGATGAACCAATGAGAGCAGATGATAGCTAATATTCATAGGAACAACATTCCAAGAATTATGTATTTGTTATGGACCTAGATCACTCAATGAGTGCTTCAAACATTAATCAAGCAATGATGATTCACCATCCAAGAAGTTCTCTTGCTTGGTTTGAGCGCCAGCAGAAAGAGACCATCCTACTGTCTCTAATGCGCATATGAACATTCAATCTGATAAATAAATCATTCATACAATTGGCCAAGCCATCATGTAAGATTGAGAAGAAGAAATTCTTGCAATATTCACTTACCCATTTTTGTTATGTATTTGTGCAAAGAGAGAGAGTTACGCATAAAATCATCAGAACCATGGACTTTccttaatttcttaaaatctgtAAGGATTCTCAAGCTTTTTAATCAGAAGGAATCAGCCTGCAAACTCCTTCAGTATCAGCCAATACTGGTATGTCATGGGGAAATATAGTGAGGATTTTTCTGGAAACATCACTGCTCCaaaatgaaggggagccttggcacaatggtaaagttgttgccatatgACCTTATGGTCACGAGTTCCAGTTGCAAAAATAATCTCTTACAATACAGGGTAAGATTACGTATAATAGATCCAATGTGTGATCCGATCCTTCCCCAGCATCCCGTATTGATGGGAGCTTCATGCACTTGACTGCCTTTTATCATTTCTCCAAAATACTTCCCCCCAAGCAGAACAATAATGTTGCATCTAACTGCACAGTATGAAATGTTCCCTCAGCCTCCAACAGTGTCATATTTGTGACATTATTCTCGTCAGAGAGCAACTAGAAAATAGCTGCTACTAGTCGCATAAATATTTTTAGTTCAAGCACCAGTATCCTCCATGGAGCTTATGATGCACTAAACTAAAAAAAACTCAACATTCACAAAGGCTAGTTCCATTGTCCAACAATCCCACTGGAGTGATAAGAAAATTATACAAGACTCTAGTAGTATAATACATAACAAAAAGAATAAGACTAAAAAATAAAGTTGGAGAAGCTTAATAGAATGTTAGTCCT
Coding sequences:
- the LOC122046033 gene encoding transmembrane 9 superfamily member 11-like; this translates as MGFAAGSGNKMTSFFGSAFWFLVLCCLAFLQSGDGFYLPGSYPHEYPVGEVLSVKVNSLTSIETELPFSYYSLPFCHPQEGIKDSAENLGELLMGDRIENSPYQFKMFTNDSEVFVCRTNPLSAEDFSLLKKRIDEMYQVNVILENLPAIRYTRRDDFVLRWTGYPIGVRADNSYYVFNHLKFTVLVHKYEETDVARVVGTTGDAADVIQIADKSRSGKVGWIVVGFEVVPCSVLHNLEKTKNLKMYDKYPAKIQCDPTTVAMKVNENQPIAFTYEVAFVESDIKWPSRWDAYLKMEGAKVHWFSILNSLMVIAFLAGIVLVILLRTVRRDLTRYEELDKEAQAQMNEELSGWKLVVGDVFRAPSHPMLLCVMVGDGVQILGMAVVTIFFAALGFMSPASRGTLVTGMLFFYLILGIAAGYVAVRMWKTIKGGNHSGWIAVSWRVACFFPGIAFLILTTLNFLLWGSHSTGAIPISLFIVLLLLWFCISLPLTLAGGFIGAKASHIEFPVRTNQIPREIPPQKYPSWLLVIGAGTLPFGTLFIELFFIMSSLWMGRVYYVFGFLLIVLILLIVVCAEVSLVLTYMHLCVEDWKWWWKSFFSSGSVAIYIFLYSINYLVFDLKSLSGPVSASLYLGYSLFMVTAVMLATGTIGFISSFCFVHYLFSSVKLD
- the LOC122048387 gene encoding U-box domain-containing protein 52-like: MLEKGNGHPTQMEMSLGFPLVAVAVDKNKGSQSALQWAVSNLVLKGQIYCKDVVLGGQDVAKAITEFVSHAAIEKMVVGASSKSAFVRRFTGHDITGNIIKKAPNFCSVYVIAKGKLSSTRVALLPAPANSPFRDQILTDASFKPDTFGCFSRASSDLLREMAWAGQSPRHDESIRSRPSNANSQTDHSLTDSVAYFAWSDADSRSSSVSSARPSCALPSRASNASEGFDHDFDRITTPCRKLSSCGLTGPAFGWIEHESDGIMALSSPTAMEGMEEEVKRLKQQLEQTMDMYNRACKEAVAAKQKAAELQSWRSEEEKRVEAQTIEDAAIELEAQRKYLLERKLKEEVEDKRRELYSLSQLDIRYRRFSMEEIEIATESFAESLKIGEGGYGPVYKCYLDHTKVAVKVLRSNATQDQAEFQQEIEFVSCIRHPNIVLLLGACPEHRCLVYEYMANGSLEDRLFRRGNMPAIPWQFRFIIAAEIATGLLFLHRMKPEPIVYRALKPGSILLDKYYVSKISDVGLARLVPTSSVSGDVTPSESTFCCYIDPEYLQTGPPAVESDIYSLGVVLMQILTAKPPDGLTQLLRLSIEEDKFARVLDPAVPDWPVKEARNLAEIALKCTETQRIGRPDLETTVMLELKRLRDLAEDSMLCKDNFSDSVWTPSGSESSRTNSSGSWAT